A single window of Leishmania braziliensis MHOM/BR/75/M2904 complete genome, chromosome 27 DNA harbors:
- a CDS encoding putative cysteine desulfurase, with amino-acid sequence MDNQATTPLDPRVLDAMLPYMTEEYGNPNSRTHQYGWSAEEAVEKARKQVASLIGASPKEVFFTSGATESNNIALKGVGNFNKAKKNHIITLQTEHKCVLDSCRYLEMEGFEVTYLPVLRNGILDLKVLEAAIKPTTCLVSCMTAHNEIGVLQPIREIGALCRSKKVLFHTDAAQALGKVKLDVNTDNIDVMSMSSHKIYGPKGCGALYVRRRPRVRLRSPVSGGGQERGIRSGTIATALVVGMGAACEVAMKEWKRDAAHTEKLQERLLNGLKSRLSHLVVNGDLKHRLPGSLNISFSCVEGESLLMGMKDVAVSSGSACTSASLEPSYVLRALGVDAENAHTSIRFGIGRFTTTKEVDVVIEDCVKNVERLRELSPLWDLMLEGKTLTDVQWR; translated from the coding sequence ATGGATAATCAGGCAACCACCCCACTGGACCCTCGTGTGCTGGATGCGATGCTACCTTACATGACGGAGGAGTACGGCAACCCGAACAGTCGCACTCATCAGTACGGCTGGAgtgccgaggaggcggtcGAGAAGGCGCGCAAGCAGGTCGCTAGTTTGATTGGCGCAAGCCCAAAGGAAGTCTTTTTCACTAGTGGCGCCACTGAGTCCAACAACATCGCTCTCAAGGGCGTCGGCAACTTCAACAAGGCCAAGAAAAATCACATCATCACACTGCAGACAGAGCACAAGTGCGTGCTGGATTCCTGCCGCTACCTGGAGATGGAGGGCTTCGAGGTGACGTACCTGCCAGTGCTGAGGAACGGCATTTTAGACCTGAAGGTCCTGGAGGCGGCGATCAAGCCCACCACGTGCCTTGTGTCATGCATGACAGCCCATAACGAGATTGGCGTGCTGCAGCCCATCCGTGAGATTGGGGCGCTGTGCCGCTCCAAGAAGGTCCTTTTCCACAccgacgcggcgcaggctctGGGCAAAGTCAAGCTCGACGTGAACACTGACAACATCGATGTCATGTCCATGTCCTCGCATAAGATCTACGGCCCGAAGGGCTGTGGTGCCCTCTACGTGCGGCGTCGCCCACGCGTGCGCCTTCGCTCTCctgtcagcggcggcgggcaGGAGCGTGGTATTcgcagcggcaccatcgccacTGCGCTGGTTGTCGGTATGGGTGCTGCTTGCGAAGTTGCGATGAAGGAGTGGAAGCGTGACGCGGCGCACAccgagaagctgcaggagcgtCTGTTGAACGGTCTCAAGAGTCGCTTGTCGCACCTTGTCGTGAACGGTGACTTGAAGCACCGTCTACCGGGCAGCCTAAACATTAGCTTCTCCTGTGTGGAGGGTGAGAGCTTGCTGATGGGCATGAAGGATGTGGCGGTGTCGAGCGGTAGCGCGTGCACGAGCGCGTCGTTGGAGCCCAGCTACGTCCTCCGAGCCCTCGGCGTGGACGCTGAAAATGCGCACACCTCTATCCGCTTTGGCATTGGTCGCTTTACGACGACAAAGGAGGTGGACGTCGTCATTGAGGACTGCGTCAAGAACGTCGAGCGTCTGCGTGAGTTGTCGCCGCTGTGGGATCTGATGCTGGAGGGCAAGACGCTCACGGACGTTCAGTGGCGTTAG
- a CDS encoding putative ABC transporter, producing MMYASTNQLFPPSHITTLPAGAEDDADALTVDGTLRCIGDKTHLKQRYGTGFEVAVHVADESPEVMAGVEQFFEEEFPSSELTEARAKRFTYQLPSTVRLSSVFTALEQQKERLQIRDYKVAQTSIEQVFMRISEEAELQQEGEHQERMQSEKKSLCLC from the coding sequence ATGATGTACGCATCAACGAACCAACTGTTTCCACCTTCGCACATTACGACATTGCCCGCCGGTGCGGAGGACGACGCGGACGCGCTTACGGTGGACGGGACGCTGCGGTGCATTGGCGACAAGACACATCTGAAGCAGAGGTACGGGACGGGGTTcgaggtggcggtgcacgTGGCGGACGAGTCGCCGGAGGTGATGGCTGGGGTGGAGCAGTTCTTCGAGGAGGAGTTCCCGTCGAGCGAGCTGACAGAGGCGCGCGCGAAGCGCTTCACGTACCAGCTGCCGAGCACTGTGCGCCTGTCGAGCGTGTTCactgcgctggagcagcagaaggagaGGCTGCAGATCCGCGACTAcaaggtggcgcagacgtCCATTGAGCAGGTGTTCATGCGCAtcagcgaggaggcggagcttcagcaggagggggagcacCAGGAGCGCATgcagagcgagaaaaagTCGCTTTGCTTGTGCTAG
- a CDS encoding putative ABC transporter — protein MLDVREFQFTNPLHIEKESADLVPCGILEEWATPLSQAPMTLPLADKLSLSPTSKQTPKSLFPLSQPGARSEVTLFRHNREAAGEVKHSASVVVEDLFSPMSAGGSMIFHSGEHIAQAAPLHKGGVRMAALGARENALPLTLENGENDVEMISPAQANGEYSVFHRKASSTKSSGSANKPLPRRGRAGCCQQLGHTILRVLILMKREWCSTLCEFLVPILFVIGTVALWAVFGTTRGDEVLYYSPTGPDTVSAIAANISRSLCYNASLTSSIAGLTPCLAGKTYDCPHGRGIPIGFCYDPPLKNSLSQLLLTVPVSTSPILSLDTLIACQWVTMDGSRRTPTPFSYGGLLYFAPNTPEVVSLVSYMKAQSTLFDNAYGGTFATAAEAASHVASLTQSDPPTWGIVEVDSYTADMFSVKIMVNSSALPATSDNILSMYLGGLDTTTNSPYIFSGYTTLQTLVYNHYITSVLGISTTNPLSYTPMPTKAYDASSFLSTGASLAPLILVLGFLYPVSQLTKRIVLEKELRIREAMLIMGLSEWTMYLAWLVVYGVWYTAVSIIITILLHFTYLPKSSAGYVFFIFLFFSWSTITLSGAIAAIFSKARLAAIVAPLIYFVMAIPLFAIQRAGSGAKTGIMILSPSALAVGFGLLFEHEVHGGAGVSALAYFRDEPKLILVFVFLAVDILVYLLLMLYFDCVIPKEWGTTKNPLFIIIDPVRWCFCRRRADDDYDVEDGRAADGVFEAMDPAAEEAAAVRICGLRKTFKRGSKTFVAVNNLYWSLNEGEISVLLGHNGAGKSTTMNLMTGMLEADGGDCYVYGHSVRHELGAVRQEIGLCPQHNILWPRLTVREHLDYFAAIKGLRGSEKEDAVRRLLVAVDLEDKEHYMSKALSGGQKRKLSVAIAFVGGSRLLFLDEPTAGMDVGARRHTWGLLKEMAQCHTILLTTHFMDEADLLGDTVAIMSKGRLQCAGSNMFLKSRLGVGFVLTMSVVSHVRRGPIEQMVRALVPAAEGVGSGAGEVAYRLPMASKPAFPDLLAAVEDGIPGLGINAYSLSATTLEEVFIKIAEGLDAECDADALVVEETAEATEAVWDVEMETGRWTRWRLQFRAMMVKRLWNALRDRRTQFFQIVCPVACVLLAMLLTLVKLFRTSTITLSSDVYGAAVDIPLANCEGVLDVVTPFSPNAHMDIWTDTPSASAFSAKLNMTYNTHANERYGGVSCAVASGGELYHSVFYNTTALHEVAIETSNVFAAYLHAATGRPDMSVMTAVSPLPKTSQQQAVESSVYAIMISVIIMIPFTFIPSTFVGWIVKERECKARHLQNVSGLSFYVYWLANFLFDLCSYIITMCLVIVVFLAFGRDEYVASNNIGATFVVLLLYGVSGILMAYALSFAFDSHSTAQNVVMLVNFIIGFLLVLAVSALTLSESTKKVANVLRWIFRIVPSYCVGEAINNLASLKVSRAFGINNSAWDMDVVGWVCVYMAIEIPILVFITLLIDHPGRRQRSQRLFHNPDAPAEAIEDEDEDVAAERHTVLAGDGREGDLVRVLNLRKEYPNGKVAVRNVTFGVKAGEVFGFLGTNGAGKTTTISILCQEFCPTSGRAYVCGNDIVTESSEALRCIGYCPQFDACLDLLTVEEHLYLYAGVRGISSRSCDRVVHGLMRLCGLTEYRSTKSHELSGGNRRKLSVAVSLIGGPRVVFFDEPSAGMDPVARRGLWNAIETVADNCSVVLTTHHLEEVEALAHRVAIMVDGTLRCIGDKTHLKQKYGTGFEVAVHVADESPEVMAGVEQFFEEEFPSSELTEARAKRFTYQLPSTVRLSSVFTALEQQKERLQIRDYKVAQTSIEQVFMRISEEAELQQEGEHQERMQSKQKCSCDCLGFLRR, from the coding sequence ATGCTGGATGTACGGGAATTTCAGTTCACAAACCCTCTGCACATTGAGAAGGAAAGCGCCGACCTGGTGCCCTGTGGTATCCTCGAGGAGTGGGCTACTCCGTTGAGTCAAGCCCCAATGACATTACCGTTGGCCGAcaagctctctctctcccctacCTCAAAACAGACGCCAAAGTCCCTCTTTCCACTTAGCCAGCCAGGTGCACGATCCGAGGTGACCCTTTTCCGCCACAACCGCGAGGCCGCCGGCGAAGTAAAGCACTCGGCTTCTGTGGTAGTAGAGGACTTGTTTTCTCCCATGAGTGCCGGGGGTTCAATGATTTTTCACTCTGGCGAGCACATAGCACAAGCCGCTCCGCTGCACAAAGGGGGAGTGAGAATGGCTGCGCTCGGAGCCAGGGAAAACGCGTTGCCGCTCACTCTCGAAAATGGCGAGAACGACGTCGAGATGATTTCACCGGCTCAAGCGAATGGTGAATACAGTGTCTTTCACCGCAAGGCGAGCAGTACCAAAAGCAGCGGTTCCGCCAACAAACCGCTgccacgccgtggtcggGCTGGGTGCTGTCAGCAACTCGGGCACACCATTCTGCGCGTGTTGATCCTGATGAAACGGGAGTGGTGCTCGACGCTGTGCGAGTTTCTTGTCCCCATCCTCTTTGTTATCGGCACCGTTGCGCTGTGGGCCGTCTTCGGTACCACAAGGGGTGACGAAGTTCTCTACTACTCTCCCACAGGACCGGATACGGTGTCCGCTATAGCCGCAAACATTAGTCGCTCCCTGTGCTACAATGCGTCCTTGACGAGCAGCATCGCTGGCTTGACGCCGTGTCTGGCGGGAAAAACATATGACTGCCCTCACGGCCGCGGCATCCCTATTGGCTTCTGCTACGATCCACCTCTCAAGAATTCTCTATCACAGCTTCTCCTAACCGTGCCGGTTTCCACATCACCGATCTTGTCGCTGGACACGCTCATCGCGTGCCAGTGGGTGACCATGGATGGATCGAGGAGGACCCCCACGCCGTTCTCCTACGGCGGTCTACTGTACTTTGCGCCGAACACGCCGGAGGTGGTGTCGTTGGTGTCGTACATGAAGGCCCAGTCGACGCTCTTTGATAACGCGTACGGCGGCACATTtgcgacggcagcggaggcTGCGTCACACGTCGCGTCGTTGACACAGAGCGACCCGCCGACGTGGGGCATTGTGGAGGTCGACAGCTACACGGCCGATATGTTCAGTGTGAAGATCATGGTCAACTCATCAGCCCTGCCAGCGACGTCGGACAACATCCTCAGCATGTACCTTGGCGGACTCGACACGACAACCAACTCACCGTACATCTTCTCGGGCTACACGACGCTGCAGACGCTCGTGTACAATCACTACATCACGAGCGTGCTCGGCATATCGACCACGAATCCGCTGAGCTACACCCCCATGCCCACGAAAGCGTACGACGCTAGCTCCTTCTTGTCGACCGGCGCCTCCCTGGCGCCGCTTATTTTGGTGCTTGGGTTCCTGTATCCTGTTTCGCAGCTGACAAAGCGTAttgtgctggagaaggagctgcgcatTCGTGAGGCTATGCTCATCATGGGTCTCTCCGAGTGGACCATGTACCTTGCGTGGCTGGTGGTGTATGGTGTGTGGTACACTGCGGTGTCCATCATCATCACGATCCTCCTGCACTTCACATACCTGCCCAAGAGCAGTGCCGGCTACGTCTTCTTTATTTTCTTGTTCTTCTCCTGGTCCACTATCACGCTGTCCGGCGCGATCGCAGCTATCTTCAGCAAAGCCCGGCTGGCGGCCATCGTCGCGCCTCTGATCTACTTCGTGATGGCGATTCCGCTCTTTGCGATACAgcgcgctggcagcggcgctaaGACGGGCATCATGATCCTGAGCCCGAGCGCACTCGCTGTCGGCTTCGGGCTGCTCTTCGAGCATGAGGTGcatggcggcgcaggggtTAGTGCGCTCGCCTACTTTCGCGACGAGCCGAAGCTGATTCTTGTGTTCGTGTTTCTCGCTGTGGACATCCTTGTGtacctgctgctgatgctgtaCTTCGACTGCGTGATCCCAAAGGAGTGGGGGACGACGAAGAACCCGCTGTTCATCATCATCGACCCTGTgcggtggtgcttctgccggcgccgcgcGGACGACGACTACGACGTTGAGGACGGGCGCGCGGCGGACGGCGTGTTCGAGGCGATGGACcctgcagcggaggaggcggcggcggtgcggatCTGCGGGCTGCGCAAGACGTTCAAGCGCGGCAGCAAAACGTTCGTTGCGGTGAACAACCTGTACTGGTCGCTGAACGAGGGCGAGATCTCCGTGCTGCTGGGACACAACGGCGCAGGCAAGTCGACGACGATGAACCTGATGACTGGGATGCTGGAggctgacggcggcgactGCTACGTTTACGGGCACTCGGTGCGCCACGAGCTGGGCGCTGTGCGGCAGGAAATTGGGTTGTGCCCGCAGCACAACATCCTGTGGCCACGGCTGACGGTGCGGGAGCACCTGGACTACTTCGCTGCGATCAAGGGGCTGAGGGGGTCTGAGAAGGAGGATGCGGTCCGGCGGCTGCTTGTTGCGGTGGACCTGGAGGACAAGGAGCACTACATGTCGAAGGCGCTGTCCGGTGGGCAGAAGCGGAAGCTGTCGGTCGCCATTGCGTTTGTTGGCGGGAGCCGGCTCTTGTTCCTGGACGAGCCGACGGCTGGGATGGATGTTGGCGCGCGGCGCCACACCTGGGGgctgctgaaggagatgGCGCAGTGCCACACGATCTTGCTGACGACGCACTTCATGGACGAGGCCGACCTGCTTGGCGACACGGTTGCGATCATGAGCAAGGGGCGGCTGCAGTGCGCGGGGTCGAACATGTTCCTGAAGTCGAGGCTTGGCGTCGGGTTCGTGCTGACAATGTCTGTTGTGTCGCACGTGCGGCGTGGGCCGATCGAGCAGATGGTGCGGGCACTCGTGCCTGCTGCGGAAGGCGTTGGAAGCGGCGCGGGCGAGGTTGCGTACCGGTTGCCGATGGCATCGAAGCCTGCGTTTCCCGACCTGCttgcggcggtggaggacgGCATCCCCGGTCTTGGGATCAACGCGTACTCGCTCTCGGCGACGACCCTGGAAGAGGTGTTCATCAAGATCGCGGAGGGCCTGGATGCGGAGTGCGACGCGGACGCGCttgtggtggaggagacggcggAGGCAACTGAGGCTGTGTGGGACGTGGAGATGGAGACGGGGCGGtggacgcggtggcggctgcagTTCCGCGCGATGATGGTGAAGCGCCTGTGGaacgcgctgcgcgaccggCGCACGCAGTTCTTCCAGATCGTGTGCCCCGTCGCATGTGTGCTGCTCgcgatgctgctgacgcTGGTGAAGCTGTTCAGAACGTCGACGATCACGCTGAGCAGCGACGTGTacggggcggcggtggacaTCCCGCTTGCGAACTGCGAGGGCGTGCTGGACGTGGTGACACCCTTCTCGCCGAACGCGCACATGGATATCTGGACGGACACGCCGAgcgcctctgccttctcgGCGAAGCTGAACATGACGTACAACACGCACGCGAACGAGCGCTACGGCGGCGTCTCGTGCGCGGTGgcgagcggcggcgagcTGTACCACAGTGTCTTCTACAACACAACAGCACTGCATGAGGTCGCCATCGAGACATCCAACGTCTTTGCTGCCTACCTTCACGCGGCAACTGGTCGACCTGACATGAGTGTTATGACCGCcgtctcccctctccccaagACGTCGCAGCAACAGGCGGTGGAGTCGTCCGTGTACGCGATAATGATTTCTGTCATCATCATGATCCCGTTCACCTTCATTCCTTCGACTTTTGTGGGCTGGATCGTGAAGGAGCGCGAGTGCAAGGCGCGGCACCTGCAGAACGTCTCTGGCCTGAGCTTCTACGTCTATTGGCTCGCCAACTTCTTGTTCGACCTCTGCTCGTACATCATCACGATGTGCCTCGTCATTGTTGTCTTTTTGGCTTTCGGCCGTGACGAGTACGTGGCGTCGAACAACATCGGCGCAACGTttgtggtgcttctgctcTACGGTGTGTCGGGCATCCTTATGGCATACGCGCTCAGCTTTGCCTTTGATAGTCATTCCACTGCGCAGAACGTCGTCATGCTTGTCAACTTCATCATTGGCTTCCTGCTGGTTCTGGCGGTGTCGGCGCTGACGCTGAGCGAATCAACGAAGAAAGTGGCCAATGTGCTCCGCTGGATCTTCCGCATCGTACCTAGCTACTGCGTCGGCGAGGCAATCAATAACCTAGCGTCGCTCAAAGTGTCCCGTGCGTTTGGCATCAACAACAGCGCGTGGGACATGGACGTTGTGgggtgggtatgtgtgtacATGGCGATCGAGATCCCCATTCTCGTGTTCATCACACTGCTGATCGACCACCccgggcggcggcagcgcagccagcgaCTGTTCCACAACCCAGACGCTCCGGCGGAGGCGatcgaggacgaggacgaggacgttGCCGCGGAGCGCCACACGGTGCTGGCGGGCGACgggcgagagggagaccTCGTGCGCGTGCTGAACCTTCGGAAGGAGTACCCGAACGGGAAGGTTGCTGTGCGGAACGTCACGTTCGGCGTGAAGGCCGGTGAGGTGTTTGGGTTCCTCGGGACGAATGGCGCTggcaagacgacgacgatctCGATCCTGTGCCAGGAGTTCTGCCCGACAAGCGGGCGAGCCTACGTGTGCGGGAACGACATCGTGACGGAgagcagcgaggcgctgcgatGTATCGGGTACTGCCCGCAGTTCGATGCGTGCCTGGACCTgctgacggtggaggagcacCTGTACCTGTACGCTGGCGTGCGCGGGATCTCGTCGCGGTCGTGCGACCGAGTTGTGCATGGGCTGATGAGGCTGTGCGGGCTGACGGAGTACCGGAGCACGAAGTCGCACGAGCTGAGCGGCGGCAACCGGCGCAAGCTGTCGGTCGCCGTGTCACTCATTGGCGGGCCGCGCGTTGTGTTCTTCGACGAGCCGTCGGCTGGCATGGACCCCGTCGCGCGGCGCGGGCTGTGGAACGCGATCGAGACGGTGGCGGACAACTGCTCTGTTGTGCTGACGACGCACCacctggaggaggtggaggcgcttgCGCACCGCGTGGCGATCATGGTGGACGGGACGCTGCGGTGCATTGGCGACAAGACACATCTAAAGCAGAAGTACGGGACGGGGTTcgaggtggcggtgcacgTGGCGGACGAGTCGCCGGAGGTGATGGCTGGGGTGGAGCAGTTCTTCGAGGAGGAGTTCCCGTCGAGCGAGCTGACAGAGGCGCGCGCGAAGCGCTTCACGTACCAGCTGCCGAGCACTGTGCGCCTGTCGAGCGTGTTCactgcgctggagcagcagaaggagaGGCTGCAGATCCGCGACTAcaaggtggcgcagacgtCCATTGAGCAGGTGTTCATGCGCAtcagcgaggaggcggagcttcagcaggagggggagcacCAGGAGCGCATGCAGAGCAAGCAAAAATGCAGCTGTGACTGTCTGGGCTTTCTGCGGAGGTGA
- a CDS encoding putative vesicular transport protein (CDC48 homologue), with protein sequence MSDMSDRLKGKLKHMARQTPNGYRKQRPGSGPRHFADDNYPNHGKRPRDEEEGRQQDSKSSSSRAPSGKGVGKNASDGGEGEVLGVIPKTTLEDMGGLAKELPVIKELIQLPIRMPHLFNYLGADPPCGVLLHGPPGVGKTRLVHAIAGSLQVPLFFVSAPEIVSGISGDSEAKLRNLFMDAIAASPSIVFIDEIDTIAGRREDAQRGMESRIVGQLLTCMDQVSQAWRQHRKVVCVMGATNRPEALDTALRRAGRFDREIALGIPSIDERQSILNIICSKINLSDDVDFFELANMTPGYVGADLQLLVKEACVLAIRRKYKELDERGAVEGVKTEELSGFCVTFGELKEATKRVQPSAMREGFTTIPNVSWDDVGALEDVREELVTSILQPIRAPKLHHRFGLDHPVGVLLYGPPGCGKTLVAKAIANQSGANFISIKGPELLNKFVGESERSVRMVFARGRASAPCVLFFDELDALAPRRGSDRANPSSERVVNQLLTELDGVEGRKDVYVIGATNRPDMIDPAMLRPGRLDKLLYVPLPSAAQRGSILQTHARKYPVDAEVNLERLALDERLAGFSGADLAALMREASLTALKGVYRSHTKDELEGLERDITGKSADTAALPTITADNFEASLAKIKPSVSAADRANYESMSLELRNSAKSVG encoded by the coding sequence ATGTCGGACATGAGTGACCGCCTCAAGGGGAAGCTGAAGCACATGGCTCGGCAGACTCCCAACGGATATCGCAAGCAGCGACCCGGTAGCGGCCCACGGCACTTTGCTGATGACAACTACCCGAACCACGGGAAGCGTCCGCGtgatgaagaggagggaaggcagCAGGACAGCaagtccagcagcagccgggcTCCCAGTGGCAAGGGGGTAGGAAAGAATGCCAGCGACGGTggagagggcgaggtgcTCGGTGTCATTCCAAAAACTACCCTCGAAGATATGGGTGGCTTGGCCAAGGAGCTGCCGGTAATTAAGGAGCTCATTCAGCTGCCTATCCGCATGCCGCATCTCTTCAACTACCTTGGTGCAGACCCGCCATGCGGCGTCTTGTTGCACGGTCCCCCAGGCGTTGGCAAGACGAGGCTCGTCCACGCTATCGCTGGCTCGCTGCAGGtgcccctcttcttcgtctcGGCGCCAGAGATTGTCTCCGGCAtcagcggcgacagcgaggCAAAACTGAGGAACTTGTTCATGGACGCCATAGCAGCGTCGCCGAGCATTGTTTTCATCGACGAGATCGATACCATTGCAGGCCGTCGCGAAGATGCCCAGCGCGGTATGGAGAGCCGCATCGTTGGACAGCTGCTTACGTGCATGGATCAGGTGTCGCaggcgtggcggcagcacaggAAGGTGGTGTGCGTGATGGGGGCGACTAACCGCCCTGAAGCGCTCgacacggcgctgcgccgcgctggcCGGTTTGATCGCGAAATCGCCCTCGGCATCCCTTCGATCGACGAGCGGCAGAGCATCCTCAATATCATCTGCTCAAAGATTAATTTGTCGGACGACGTCGATTTCTTCGAGCTCGCCAACATGACCCCCGGCTACGTCGGCGCAGACTTGCAGCTTCTCGTCAAGGAGGCGTGCGTCCTCGCTATCCGCCGCAAGTACAAGGAGCTGGACGAGCGCGGTGCTGTGGAGGGTGTAAAGACGGAGGAGCTCTCCGGGTTCTGCGTTACGTTTGgtgagctgaaggaggcaaCGAAGCGGGTGCAGCCGTCGGCGATGCGGGAGGGCTTCACGACCATCCCGAACGTTTCCTGGGACGACGTTGGCGCCCTCGAAGACGTGCGAGAGGAGCTGGTGACCAGTATATTGCAGCCTATCCGGGCGCCGaagctgcaccaccgctTTGGTCTCGATCACCCTGTCGGTGTGCTGCTCTACGGTCCACCAGGCTGCGGCAAGACACTGGTTGCAAAGGCAATCGCGAACCAATCTGGAGCAAACTTCATCTCGATCAAGGGGCCAGAGCTGCTCAACAAGTTCGTTGGGGAGAGTGAGCGCAGCGTACGCATGGTCTTCGCGCGTGGGCGGGCAAGCGCTCCAtgtgttctctttttcgaTGAGTTGGATGCCCTGGCACCGCGCCGTGGGTCGGACAGGGCAAACCCAAGCAGCGAGCGCGTGGTAAACCAACTTCTGACAGAGCTGGACGGCGTGGAAGGGCGAAAGGATGTCTACGTGATTGGAGCCACGAACCGCCCCGATATGATTGACCCTGCCATGCTGCGTCCAGGTCGCCTGGACAAGCTGTTATACgtgccgttgccgtcggcTGCGCAGCGCGGATCGATTCTGCAGACCCACGCCCGCAAGTATCCAGTGGATGCTGAGGTGAACCTGGAAAGGCTGGCGCTTGACGAGCGGCTCGCCGGCTTCAGCGGTGCCGACTTGGCAGCCCTAATGCGCGAGGCATCGCTGACCGCGCTAAAAGGCGTGTACAGGTCGCACACGAAAGACGAGCTGGAAGGGCTGGAGCGCGACATCACCGGCAAGAGCGCCGACACGGCGGCTTTGCCTACCATCACGGCAGACAACTTCGAGGCTAGCTTGGCAAAGATCAAACCATCGGTCTCTGCGGCGGATCGGGCAAATTATGAGAGCATGAGTCTTGAGTTACGCAACAGCGCCAAGAGTGTCGGGTAA